GACGACCCGCGCGATGCCGAGCACGCGCGACGCGGCTTTTGGGTTACGACGCTCGACGTGAGTGTGGGCGCCGATAGCGCCGACTTTGCCATTGTCGAACGCCTGCAGGCGGGCGACGTGGTCGTGACGCAGGACATTGGCTTGGCGAGCATGGTGCTCGGGCGCGATGCCGCCGCCATCGGTGTGCGCGGGCGCGTCTACGACAAAGCGACCATCGACATGCAGCTGTTTATTCGCCACGAGGAAAAGAAGGTGCGCCGCGCCGGCGGACGCACTTGCGGACCGGCGCCATTTACCAGCGAAGACCGC
The DNA window shown above is from Collinsella aerofaciens and carries:
- a CDS encoding DUF188 domain-containing protein, with the protein product MPRTLFIDADACPVTRESIDCARRAGVAVVIAGNSTQNLERRIRRDDPRDAEHARRGFWVTTLDVSVGADSADFAIVERLQAGDVVVTQDIGLASMVLGRDAAAIGVRGRVYDKATIDMQLFIRHEEKKVRRAGGRTCGPAPFTSEDRIRFKRNLTELLR